The proteins below are encoded in one region of Nitrospira sp.:
- a CDS encoding glycosyl transferase group 1 has product MRLLIFESSTAMGGQELAVLLHAQGLRKRGHELTLVVEPDSPIEDVARREGVTLERLCMQKYCYPAAFWRIRTMIQRVRPDIVHVNSSRDSWLATLAARSITPSPPVIRTRHISTPLNQNVTTRWLYRSLLDFVIVTGGELTRRALVERDGLDPDRVAAFPIGIDVSHFKPGIPDRNLRDELDLPPSELLVGLVSYLRSYKGHEYYIDAAARVVGRRKGVTFLISGRGPEEVRLRARITEQGVDERVRMLGYREDLLNVMHSLDLFVIPSVEGDTIPQVLMQAMAVGLPVVSTTVGSIPDVVRNGETGFVVPPRDAVALAERIDYLLDQETIRREMGRAGRALVERSYSLDRMLDELERIYGKVAG; this is encoded by the coding sequence ATGAGGCTGTTGATTTTCGAGTCCAGCACGGCCATGGGGGGGCAGGAGCTCGCGGTTCTGTTGCACGCGCAGGGCCTTCGCAAGCGTGGGCACGAGCTGACCTTGGTCGTCGAGCCCGACAGCCCGATCGAAGATGTGGCCAGAAGGGAGGGAGTCACACTGGAACGGTTGTGCATGCAGAAGTACTGCTATCCAGCGGCCTTCTGGCGCATCCGGACCATGATCCAACGGGTGAGACCTGATATCGTGCACGTCAATAGTTCGCGCGACAGCTGGCTGGCTACGCTTGCCGCGAGAAGCATCACCCCGAGTCCCCCGGTGATCCGAACGCGGCATATCTCCACTCCGTTGAATCAGAACGTAACGACGCGATGGCTCTATCGGAGCCTCCTGGACTTTGTGATCGTCACCGGCGGCGAACTGACTCGTCGGGCACTCGTCGAGCGCGACGGCCTTGACCCTGACCGGGTCGCGGCGTTTCCGATTGGAATCGACGTCTCGCACTTCAAACCGGGTATTCCGGACCGAAATCTGCGAGACGAACTCGACCTGCCTCCTTCGGAGTTGCTGGTGGGCCTCGTGTCGTATTTACGGTCTTACAAAGGACATGAGTACTACATCGACGCGGCGGCACGGGTTGTCGGCCGGCGAAAAGGCGTGACGTTTCTGATCAGCGGGCGCGGTCCGGAGGAGGTGCGTTTACGGGCCAGGATTACCGAACAGGGTGTCGACGAACGTGTGCGCATGTTGGGATACCGCGAGGATCTGCTCAACGTGATGCACTCGCTTGATCTCTTTGTTATCCCCTCCGTCGAGGGCGACACGATTCCCCAAGTATTGATGCAGGCCATGGCGGTGGGACTGCCGGTCGTGTCGACCACGGTCGGGTCCATCCCTGACGTCGTGCGGAACGGAGAGACGGGGTTCGTCGTGCCGCCGCGCGATGCCGTCGCGCTGGCTGAGCGGATTGACTACCTGCTGGATCAGGAAACCATCCGGCGCGAGATGGGCAGAGCTGGCCGGGCGTTGGTGGAGCGGTCCTATTCGCTCGACCGGATGCTCGATGAGCTGGAGCGGATCTATGGCAAAGTGGCAGGGTAG
- the lpxB gene encoding lipid-A-disaccharide synthase, with protein MPKVMIVTGEASGDQHGANLATALRAADPTCELSGVGGPRMSAAGVRLLEGLRRLDHMGLAGLSILRDGYYNLRLIARYLRSHRFDAVVLIDNAGMNLQLAKAAKAAGHRVVYYIAPQIWASRPRRIRLMKRVIDLVLVIFPFEPALYEQAGVACRFVGHPLLDEVAATYDRDALRRQFGLTGGGRVVGLLPGSRVREIEFLLPPMLAAARRIRSAIPECRFVLAQASSISHSLLDRYLSSAAIPVTVVAGQPSEVMAASDVLLVASGTATLQAAIVGTPMVLTYRTTWLTYQLAKRMILVRWIGLVNILAGREVIPELIQGDATGERLSQEALRLLRDRGAYEKMKQDLADVRQSLGEPGASERAAEAVLKVCAA; from the coding sequence GTGCCGAAAGTCATGATCGTGACCGGGGAGGCGTCCGGCGATCAACATGGTGCCAATCTTGCCACGGCCCTTCGGGCGGCCGATCCGACCTGTGAATTGTCCGGAGTCGGCGGGCCTCGCATGTCGGCTGCCGGGGTGCGCCTGCTGGAAGGGCTGCGACGACTGGACCACATGGGACTGGCCGGCCTATCGATCCTTCGCGACGGCTACTATAACCTTCGCCTCATCGCACGGTATCTTCGGTCACATCGATTCGACGCCGTAGTGCTGATCGACAACGCGGGAATGAACCTGCAATTGGCCAAAGCGGCCAAGGCAGCCGGACATCGCGTCGTGTACTATATCGCGCCACAGATTTGGGCGTCACGGCCTCGGCGCATTCGTTTGATGAAGCGCGTCATCGACCTGGTCCTGGTTATTTTCCCCTTCGAACCGGCCCTCTATGAGCAGGCCGGTGTCGCCTGTCGTTTTGTGGGACATCCATTATTGGATGAGGTTGCTGCGACATACGACCGGGACGCTCTTCGTCGTCAGTTTGGCCTCACCGGGGGTGGTCGTGTCGTTGGGCTCCTACCGGGAAGCCGTGTGCGGGAGATCGAGTTCCTGCTGCCGCCCATGCTGGCGGCAGCACGCCGAATCCGGTCCGCAATCCCGGAGTGTCGATTCGTCCTGGCGCAGGCCTCCTCGATTTCTCATTCGCTGCTCGATCGATACTTGTCAAGTGCGGCCATCCCGGTGACGGTGGTGGCCGGACAGCCTAGTGAGGTCATGGCCGCCTCCGATGTGCTATTGGTCGCATCCGGAACCGCAACCCTGCAGGCCGCGATCGTGGGGACACCCATGGTCCTGACATACCGGACGACTTGGCTGACGTATCAGCTGGCGAAGCGGATGATCCTTGTCCGCTGGATCGGCCTCGTCAACATCCTTGCCGGGCGCGAGGTGATTCCCGAATTGATCCAAGGCGACGCGACCGGTGAACGGCTGAGCCAGGAAGCCCTGCGACTCTTGCGCGATCGTGGTGCCTACGAGAAGATGAAGCAGGACCTGGCCGACGTACGGCAGTCGCTCGGCGAGCCGGGCGCGTCCGAACGTGCGGCTGAAGCGGTGCTGAAAGTGTGTGCGGCATGA
- the lpxA gene encoding acyl-[acyl-carrier-protein]--UDP-N-acetylglucosamine O-acyltransferase, giving the protein MNIHPTAVVHPKAQVASDVSVGPYCVIGEHVKIGKGTRLFSHVCVEGWTEIGERCELHPFASIGGPPQHLGYKGEPTKVIIGHDNVLREYVTVNRATVAGGGVTSIGHHNFLMAYVHLAHDCHVGNHVIVANSANFAGHITVGDHAIIGGLTGVHQFVRIGAYAMVGGCCALGQDVPPFTRAAGGYRARLYGLNSVGLKRHQFSSERIAGLKKAFDLLFREGHRLAEASKLARERFEGNPDVKDLLVFLEGTKRGVCRAASAEEAADE; this is encoded by the coding sequence GTGAACATTCATCCAACAGCGGTTGTACATCCGAAGGCCCAGGTGGCATCGGATGTCAGCGTTGGTCCCTACTGTGTGATCGGGGAACATGTGAAGATCGGGAAAGGGACTCGCCTGTTCTCGCATGTCTGTGTGGAGGGCTGGACCGAAATCGGTGAACGGTGCGAACTTCACCCCTTTGCATCGATCGGCGGACCGCCGCAGCATCTGGGCTACAAAGGGGAACCGACCAAGGTGATCATCGGCCATGACAACGTGCTGAGGGAGTATGTCACCGTGAATCGTGCGACGGTCGCGGGCGGAGGCGTGACGAGCATCGGCCATCACAATTTTCTCATGGCCTATGTGCATCTGGCACATGATTGCCATGTGGGCAATCATGTGATCGTCGCCAATTCGGCAAACTTCGCGGGGCACATCACCGTAGGCGACCATGCCATCATCGGCGGGTTGACCGGCGTGCACCAGTTCGTCCGAATCGGTGCGTATGCCATGGTCGGCGGATGCTGTGCGTTGGGGCAAGATGTTCCGCCCTTCACACGGGCTGCAGGAGGCTACCGCGCGCGGCTCTATGGGCTGAACAGCGTGGGGTTGAAGCGCCATCAATTCTCCTCGGAGCGAATTGCCGGTCTCAAGAAGGCCTTCGACCTTCTGTTTCGGGAAGGGCATCGCCTTGCGGAGGCCAGCAAGCTCGCTCGTGAGCGCTTCGAGGGTAATCCGGACGTGAAGGATCTCCTGGTCTTCCTTGAGGGAACGAAGCGTGGCGTGTGTCGGGCGGCGTCCGCCGAGGAAGCCGCCGATGAGTGA
- a CDS encoding hypothetical protein (possible pseudo, frameshifted): MSLVNWLKLHVVPPIGAGVIRFLARSIRVQRRGAEVMDEHYARGQAMIFAFWHSRQLMMPAAYRGRQIHVLISQHRDGEIIARIIAHFGFRTVRGSTTRGGMRALRELIRVGRSGADLCVTPDGPKGPAQVAQAGVVELAKVTGLPIVPVTFGCSKKNCAQAGIAF; the protein is encoded by the coding sequence GTGTCGCTCGTAAATTGGCTGAAATTGCATGTGGTTCCGCCGATCGGAGCCGGCGTCATCCGCTTCCTGGCCCGATCGATTCGAGTTCAACGGCGAGGGGCGGAGGTCATGGATGAGCACTACGCGCGTGGGCAGGCGATGATCTTTGCCTTCTGGCACAGCCGGCAGCTTATGATGCCGGCGGCGTATCGAGGGCGGCAGATCCATGTGTTGATCAGCCAGCATCGGGACGGGGAGATCATCGCCCGTATCATCGCCCATTTCGGTTTTCGGACCGTACGCGGGTCCACGACGCGTGGCGGCATGCGTGCGCTGCGAGAATTGATCCGAGTCGGTCGATCCGGTGCGGATCTCTGTGTCACACCGGACGGACCGAAGGGACCGGCACAGGTCGCGCAGGCGGGTGTCGTGGAGTTGGCCAAGGTCACGGGGCTGCCGATCGTGCCGGTGACATTTGGTTGCTCAAAAAAAAACTGTGCGCAAGCTGGGATCGCTTTCTGA
- the rfaF gene encoding lipopolysaccharide heptosyltransferase I, with translation MEEDVEELALPPIRRLLLIKPSSLGDIVHTLPTFEALRRRFSDAEFSWMVKAEWADMLRRVDGLDRIWPVEPSLADWMTQIGRLRAHAFDLVIDLQGLFRSGAAAWLTGCGFRVGFANAREGSPLCYTHRITVPTPEMHAVDRYLLVARALGCSVSLPVFCLAPLAEDRRIVHTLLAEAGVPENRQWVAMQVSARWPTKRWPSASFSAVARALVEERIPVILIGSPGDRAEAEQVAEASGAVSLAGRTSLSVLPALLQEAACLVTNDSGPMHVAAAMSTPVVAIFGPTSAVRTGPYGFRHRPLFLSLSCQPCYSRTCRNPVAMECLIGISPERVVREVRECLVASSTTKSI, from the coding sequence ATGGAAGAGGACGTGGAGGAGCTCGCATTACCGCCCATACGACGCCTGCTGCTGATCAAGCCCAGCTCCCTGGGTGACATCGTGCATACGCTGCCCACGTTCGAGGCGCTCCGTCGCCGATTTTCCGACGCGGAGTTTTCATGGATGGTGAAGGCCGAATGGGCCGACATGCTTCGACGGGTCGATGGACTCGATCGAATTTGGCCCGTGGAGCCATCGCTTGCCGACTGGATGACCCAAATCGGTCGACTCCGTGCGCACGCCTTCGATCTGGTGATCGATCTCCAGGGACTGTTTCGTAGTGGCGCGGCGGCGTGGCTGACTGGGTGCGGCTTCAGAGTGGGGTTTGCGAACGCGCGTGAAGGGAGCCCACTCTGCTATACGCATCGGATTACCGTACCAACGCCGGAGATGCATGCGGTCGATCGGTACCTATTGGTAGCCCGCGCGCTGGGCTGCTCGGTTTCGCTTCCTGTCTTTTGTCTGGCGCCTCTTGCGGAGGATCGTCGGATCGTGCATACCCTTCTTGCCGAGGCCGGTGTGCCCGAGAATCGCCAATGGGTGGCGATGCAGGTCTCCGCGCGTTGGCCGACCAAACGTTGGCCGTCGGCGTCGTTTAGCGCCGTGGCTCGCGCGCTTGTGGAGGAGAGGATTCCGGTCATTCTTATAGGTTCCCCCGGTGACCGGGCGGAGGCCGAACAGGTGGCTGAAGCCTCGGGAGCGGTCAGCCTTGCCGGCCGGACCAGTTTGTCGGTACTCCCGGCGCTGTTGCAGGAGGCGGCTTGTTTGGTCACCAACGACTCCGGGCCGATGCATGTGGCAGCGGCGATGTCGACCCCCGTGGTCGCCATTTTTGGCCCCACCAGTGCCGTTCGGACGGGTCCTTATGGCTTTCGTCATCGGCCGCTGTTCCTTTCACTGTCATGCCAACCGTGCTACAGCCGTACGTGCCGTAACCCCGTGGCCATGGAATGTCTGATTGGCATCTCGCCCGAACGTGTCGTCCGTGAAGTTCGAGAGTGTCTGGTGGCGAGTTCGACCACGAAGTCGATATGA
- a CDS encoding hypothetical protein (possible pseudo, frameshifted), with amino-acid sequence MLKKKLCASWDRFLIPFPFSRGLFIWGRPIVVRSDADSEELEARRRDLQDELNRITAEADATVLT; translated from the coding sequence TTGCTCAAAAAAAAACTGTGCGCAAGCTGGGATCGCTTTCTGATTCCCTTTCCCTTCAGCCGTGGCCTTTTTATTTGGGGGCGCCCAATCGTCGTGCGGTCCGATGCCGATTCCGAGGAACTCGAAGCGAGACGCCGCGACCTGCAGGACGAATTGAATCGGATCACCGCGGAGGCCGATGCGACGGTATTGACGTAG
- the kdtA gene encoding 3-deoxy-D-manno-octulosonic acid transferase — protein MAFWLYNILLVLGAPVIVAVMLAKARCRPGLPYRWGLRSPVLEAGRTPSSQVVWIHAVSLGEVVAVVPLVKSLHARDPTRTIVVSTVTETGREAVVQRLEGTATHCYAPLDFPWVVRRFIRTLRPSVYVFVETELWPNLLTAMDQARVPTVLVNGRISSRSFARQQWPGVRHVYARLLEKVSMCLMQSDRDAARIVALGAQPERVRRVGNIKFDQPLPTVAPAQLDAIRRWFERTPGGHVLVAGSTHPGEEEVLLRACMIVKEQFPDFHLVLAPRHIERAGELVHLIRSHNMGLVRRSQLNTLDGDEDSWILLLDSRGELGAVYQFATVTFVGGTLVPVGGHNLLEPAAWGKPVLFGPHTDHCQDIANLLEGAGGGVRVAGRQELVHTISRWFTDPISRDQAGRIAEQTVRENRGALQQCQAVVESFLESGSGQRASPQAVVHGQSMRIGPA, from the coding sequence ATGGCATTTTGGCTGTACAATATTCTTCTGGTGCTCGGCGCGCCTGTGATCGTGGCGGTCATGCTCGCCAAGGCCCGATGCCGTCCTGGCCTTCCCTATCGATGGGGACTCCGCTCTCCGGTCCTAGAGGCCGGGCGTACACCGTCAAGCCAGGTGGTATGGATCCACGCTGTCTCGCTCGGCGAGGTCGTTGCGGTGGTTCCACTGGTGAAATCGTTGCACGCCCGGGATCCTACCCGCACGATCGTCGTGTCCACGGTAACGGAAACAGGACGCGAAGCGGTCGTACAACGGTTGGAGGGTACTGCGACACATTGCTATGCGCCACTGGACTTTCCGTGGGTCGTTCGCCGTTTCATCCGCACACTTCGTCCTTCGGTCTATGTCTTCGTCGAGACCGAGCTTTGGCCGAATCTGTTAACCGCGATGGACCAGGCTCGGGTACCGACAGTCTTGGTGAATGGACGAATTTCCAGTCGGTCATTTGCGCGACAGCAGTGGCCCGGCGTCCGGCACGTGTATGCTCGGCTGTTGGAGAAGGTCTCCATGTGTCTGATGCAGTCGGATCGCGATGCGGCGCGAATTGTTGCACTTGGTGCACAGCCTGAACGCGTTCGGCGAGTTGGGAATATCAAGTTCGATCAACCGCTCCCAACCGTGGCGCCCGCCCAGTTGGACGCCATTCGCCGCTGGTTCGAGCGCACGCCTGGGGGTCACGTACTGGTGGCTGGAAGCACGCATCCGGGAGAAGAAGAGGTGCTCCTCCGTGCGTGTATGATTGTGAAAGAGCAGTTTCCTGATTTCCATTTGGTCCTCGCCCCTCGGCATATCGAACGGGCGGGGGAATTGGTCCACCTGATCCGATCGCATAACATGGGTTTGGTACGGCGCAGTCAACTCAACACCCTGGACGGTGACGAAGATTCATGGATCCTTTTGCTGGACAGTCGAGGTGAACTCGGGGCCGTGTATCAGTTTGCCACCGTCACGTTCGTCGGCGGCACGTTGGTTCCGGTGGGGGGGCACAATCTCTTAGAGCCTGCCGCCTGGGGGAAGCCGGTGCTATTCGGTCCCCACACAGATCACTGCCAAGACATTGCCAATCTCCTCGAAGGAGCCGGAGGGGGCGTCCGAGTAGCGGGTCGGCAAGAACTCGTCCATACTATCTCGCGGTGGTTCACCGATCCCATCAGCCGGGACCAGGCGGGTCGCATTGCCGAGCAAACCGTCCGAGAGAATCGAGGTGCGCTCCAACAATGCCAGGCCGTGGTCGAAAGCTTTTTAGAGTCGGGCTCAGGGCAGCGCGCTTCCCCACAGGCAGTCGTTCATGGACAGTCGATGCGGATCGGGCCGGCATGA
- the lpxK gene encoding tetraacyldisaccharide 4'-kinase, with translation MSGANSAHGEGLGAAPSWQRVLSWPYAAVVRARAWAYRRGYLQTRRLPCRVISVGNLTVGGTGKTPTVIWIVQHLLTQGRRVAVLSRGYRRRSRARHVLVSDGHTMLASPAEAGDEPFLIARRCPRAVVAVGTDRYSVGQWVLERYPVDDIVLDDAFQHLQLERDVNLLLIDASDRTGFSALLPFGRLREPLSAAGRASALVLTRAEAKIDTTSVESELEMAVGHPLETVRLEFVPKALVHIMKGQALAATSLQGRRVVAVSAIGNPRSFAQTLARMGLQVLDHVVFRDHHAYSALDVSAVQRRAHACRAELIVTTEKDACKLAELLDPSDAWWAVRLDPKIWAGQDRLEHLLSPPVLQEAALHRA, from the coding sequence ATGAGCGGTGCAAATTCGGCGCACGGGGAGGGGCTTGGGGCCGCTCCGAGTTGGCAGCGGGTTCTTTCGTGGCCGTATGCGGCCGTCGTCCGCGCCAGGGCCTGGGCGTACCGTCGCGGGTACCTCCAAACCAGACGCCTACCCTGTCGCGTCATCAGTGTTGGCAATTTGACCGTCGGTGGGACCGGGAAGACGCCGACTGTCATCTGGATTGTCCAGCATCTTCTGACGCAGGGTCGGCGTGTGGCGGTTCTCAGCCGAGGATACCGGCGTCGTAGTCGAGCACGTCATGTGCTGGTGTCTGATGGGCATACCATGCTGGCAAGCCCTGCGGAAGCCGGAGATGAGCCGTTTCTCATCGCCCGCCGATGTCCTCGTGCCGTTGTCGCGGTGGGGACCGATCGTTACTCCGTCGGGCAATGGGTCCTGGAACGGTATCCGGTCGACGATATCGTGCTGGACGATGCCTTCCAGCATCTGCAGCTGGAGCGTGACGTCAATCTTCTGTTGATCGATGCGTCCGACAGGACCGGCTTCTCCGCGCTACTTCCATTCGGTCGGTTGCGTGAGCCGCTGTCGGCTGCCGGCCGAGCCTCTGCTCTCGTCTTGACTCGAGCCGAAGCCAAGATCGACACAACGTCGGTGGAATCCGAGTTGGAAATGGCGGTGGGACATCCACTCGAGACCGTTCGCCTGGAGTTTGTCCCTAAGGCCTTGGTGCATATTATGAAAGGCCAGGCGCTGGCTGCCACGAGTTTGCAAGGCCGTCGGGTCGTGGCGGTCAGCGCGATTGGCAATCCCCGCTCCTTTGCCCAGACGCTGGCTCGGATGGGGCTCCAGGTGCTTGATCACGTCGTCTTTCGGGACCATCATGCCTACAGTGCCCTTGATGTGTCCGCGGTGCAGCGCCGCGCCCATGCCTGTCGCGCTGAGCTCATCGTCACGACGGAAAAGGATGCCTGCAAGCTCGCGGAGTTGCTCGACCCGTCGGATGCCTGGTGGGCGGTGCGCCTGGATCCCAAAATTTGGGCGGGGCAGGACCGCCTGGAACATTTATTGAGCCCGCCAGTGCTACAGGAGGCCGCACTGCATCGTGCGTAA
- the msbA gene encoding lipid A export permease/ATP-binding protein MsbA: protein MNLYQRLLTYLYPYRVRLLAAIVCSALVAGLSGAYAWLVRPVLDGIFISKDETLLVILPLAILAVSVLKGAFNYGQNYLMNYVGYRVVADIRQRLFEQMIRLPVSFHDTNNSGRLVARVINDVNLMTTAVSGVLKDLCQQGLTFLVMMGVIFYQNWRLALLSILVIPLSVYTMTRMGKRLRRLATSGQERIGDMATTLQETLGGVRVVKGFNREGTESDRFHQNNRAVLETAMKSIQVSSLGSSHMEVIGVLGVAGIIWYGGYLVIHGSMTPGAFFSFLTAMFMAYTPLRRLSGANNTIQQALAAAERVFLVLDIEHEHQLDRGTMELSRAHQSIEFRDVTLRYPGHTVPALEDVSLDVRVGEVIAIVGSSGSGKTTLVSLVPRFYDPTEGQVTIDGTDVRLYRLQSLRAQIGIVSQEVVLFDDTVVHNIAYGRDGASNEAIEQAARAAHAHEFIQRLPEGYQTRVGEHGVKLSGGERQRLAIARAILRDPPILILDEATSALDTESERVVQLALSNLMKDRTTLVIAHRLSTIQNADRIVVLSHGRVVETGTHEQLLQRNGTYRRLHSMQFHETPLEAP, encoded by the coding sequence ATGAATCTCTATCAACGACTGCTCACGTATCTTTACCCCTACCGCGTGCGCCTGCTGGCAGCAATCGTGTGCTCAGCCCTGGTTGCGGGGCTCTCTGGCGCCTATGCCTGGTTGGTGCGTCCGGTTCTGGACGGCATTTTTATCAGCAAGGATGAGACACTCCTGGTGATCTTGCCGTTGGCGATTCTGGCCGTCTCGGTCCTCAAAGGGGCGTTTAATTACGGACAAAACTACCTCATGAACTATGTCGGCTATCGCGTGGTGGCGGACATACGCCAACGGCTTTTCGAGCAAATGATCCGCCTACCGGTTTCATTCCACGACACAAACAACTCCGGGCGGCTCGTCGCGCGTGTGATCAACGACGTGAATCTCATGACAACCGCGGTATCCGGCGTCCTCAAAGACCTCTGCCAACAGGGGCTGACCTTCTTGGTGATGATGGGAGTGATCTTCTACCAAAACTGGCGGTTGGCGCTCCTGTCGATTCTGGTGATCCCTCTGTCTGTCTACACGATGACGCGCATGGGCAAGCGGCTGAGGCGGTTAGCGACCAGCGGCCAGGAACGTATCGGAGACATGGCCACCACGCTGCAGGAGACGCTTGGCGGCGTTCGGGTCGTCAAGGGGTTCAACCGGGAGGGGACGGAATCCGACCGGTTCCATCAGAACAATCGAGCCGTGCTGGAGACCGCCATGAAATCGATCCAAGTCTCCTCCCTCGGCAGTTCCCACATGGAAGTCATCGGAGTTCTGGGTGTCGCCGGTATCATCTGGTATGGGGGCTACCTGGTGATTCACGGTTCGATGACGCCCGGCGCTTTTTTTTCATTCCTGACGGCCATGTTTATGGCCTATACCCCTTTGCGCCGTTTGTCGGGAGCGAACAACACGATCCAACAAGCCCTAGCCGCTGCCGAGCGGGTGTTTCTCGTCCTCGATATCGAACATGAACACCAACTCGATCGTGGGACGATGGAGCTTTCCCGGGCCCATCAATCCATCGAATTTCGAGACGTCACGCTCCGATACCCGGGGCATACCGTTCCGGCGTTGGAGGACGTGAGTCTGGATGTGCGGGTCGGGGAGGTCATCGCGATTGTCGGCAGCAGCGGTAGCGGCAAAACCACGCTCGTCAGTCTGGTACCGCGTTTCTACGATCCGACTGAAGGGCAGGTGACCATCGACGGGACGGATGTTCGGTTATATCGGTTGCAGTCGCTGCGCGCGCAGATCGGTATCGTGTCTCAGGAGGTCGTCCTCTTTGACGACACCGTGGTGCACAACATCGCGTATGGACGCGACGGCGCGTCCAACGAGGCCATCGAGCAGGCGGCGCGCGCCGCCCACGCCCACGAGTTTATCCAACGCCTTCCCGAGGGGTATCAGACGCGCGTGGGAGAGCATGGTGTCAAACTGTCCGGCGGCGAGCGCCAACGATTGGCGATCGCCAGAGCGATTCTTCGAGATCCGCCCATCCTGATTCTCGACGAGGCGACGTCGGCCCTGGATACGGAGTCGGAGCGCGTGGTCCAGTTGGCCCTCTCGAATCTGATGAAGGATCGGACGACGCTCGTGATTGCTCATCGGCTGTCGACCATTCAGAACGCCGACCGAATCGTCGTATTGAGCCACGGGCGAGTGGTCGAGACGGGTACCCACGAACAGTTGCTACAGCGTAACGGTACCTATCGTCGTTTGCACAGTATGCAATTCCACGAAACGCCGCTCGAGGCACCGTGA
- a CDS encoding UDP-N-acetylglucosamine 3-dehydrogenase — MRTLNVGVLGVGHLGQHHARLYADLPDTRLVGVFDIDRQRAELIAARHACRRFEELEACIAAVDAVSIAVPTTFHHAVAKACLEQGRHVLVEKPIAASVPEARELVALAQSRGCVLQIGHSERFNPIFLAVQSRIGQPGFIESHRLGPFSERGTDVDVVLDLMIHDLDLALSMTKSPVEEIRAAGVAVLSPYVDIANARLQFANGCVANLTASRVSATKLRRCRVFQREGYLSIDFQARHAVIASRTAAKGDRPRVDMEQVKGSDEEPLKLQLQAFVQSILRREPPVVSGEAGTAALELAYQIRDSIAAYWRRLGDVRPVSPDGSA; from the coding sequence ATGCGCACATTGAACGTAGGAGTGCTCGGCGTCGGTCATCTGGGCCAACATCACGCCCGACTCTACGCCGACCTGCCCGACACCCGTCTCGTCGGGGTGTTCGATATTGATCGCCAGCGAGCCGAGCTGATTGCTGCCCGCCACGCCTGTCGCCGGTTCGAAGAGCTTGAGGCGTGCATTGCCGCCGTCGATGCGGTCAGTATTGCCGTGCCGACCACCTTCCATCATGCCGTTGCAAAAGCGTGCCTCGAGCAGGGACGCCATGTGCTTGTCGAAAAGCCGATCGCGGCATCGGTGCCGGAAGCCCGGGAGCTGGTCGCATTGGCCCAGTCGCGTGGCTGTGTGCTTCAGATTGGGCACAGCGAGAGATTCAATCCGATATTCTTAGCCGTCCAATCTCGGATTGGCCAGCCCGGCTTCATCGAGTCACATCGATTGGGGCCGTTCAGCGAGCGGGGCACCGACGTGGACGTCGTGCTGGATTTGATGATCCACGATTTGGATCTGGCGCTGTCGATGACCAAGAGCCCCGTGGAAGAGATCCGAGCAGCAGGTGTCGCGGTGCTGTCGCCCTACGTCGATATCGCCAATGCACGGCTGCAGTTCGCCAATGGTTGTGTGGCGAATCTGACAGCCAGCCGTGTATCGGCGACCAAGCTGCGCCGTTGTCGCGTGTTCCAGCGTGAAGGATACCTGTCGATTGACTTCCAAGCGAGACACGCCGTCATTGCCTCGCGAACTGCGGCGAAGGGCGATCGACCGAGAGTAGACATGGAGCAGGTCAAAGGATCGGACGAGGAGCCGCTGAAACTTCAATTACAGGCCTTCGTCCAGTCGATCCTGAGAAGGGAGCCTCCGGTCGTGAGTGGGGAGGCGGGGACTGCCGCGTTGGAATTGGCTTATCAAATTCGCGACTCCATTGCCGCCTACTGGCGACGTTTGGGCGACGTGAGACCAGTCTCTCCGGACGGCTCGGCCTGA
- the fabZ gene encoding 3-hydroxyacyl-[acyl-carrier-protein] dehydratase FabZ, protein MAEMDITTILSVIPHRYPFLLVDRIREWEPNVRIVGIKNVTANEPFFPGHFPGRPIMPGVLIVESMAQVGGVLAFKSAPPGGKPAVYLTGVDAAKFRKPVVPGDQLRLEVTVLKRRPPFWRMHGQAYVGETLVCEAEITAMVTEEQSSISVT, encoded by the coding sequence ATGGCTGAAATGGACATCACGACTATTCTTTCCGTAATACCGCACCGATATCCGTTCCTGCTCGTGGATCGGATTCGGGAATGGGAACCGAATGTACGAATCGTCGGAATCAAGAATGTGACGGCAAACGAGCCGTTTTTTCCGGGACATTTCCCCGGGAGGCCGATCATGCCTGGTGTGCTGATCGTGGAATCGATGGCACAAGTCGGCGGAGTCCTGGCGTTCAAGTCCGCCCCTCCCGGCGGGAAGCCAGCGGTGTATCTGACGGGTGTCGATGCTGCAAAATTCAGAAAACCGGTGGTGCCGGGCGATCAGCTTCGGCTCGAGGTGACGGTGTTGAAGCGCCGTCCGCCGTTTTGGCGAATGCACGGGCAGGCGTATGTGGGGGAAACATTGGTGTGTGAGGCCGAAATCACGGCGATGGTCACGGAGGAGCAGTCGTCGATCTCCGTTACATGA